A portion of the Phycodurus eques isolate BA_2022a chromosome 3, UOR_Pequ_1.1, whole genome shotgun sequence genome contains these proteins:
- the LOC133400647 gene encoding guanine nucleotide-binding protein G(q) subunit alpha-like isoform X2 translates to MSTEAREVKNISGEIEKQLRRDKNNCRRELKLLLLGTGESGKSTFIKQMRIIHGGGYNEEDKCKYAKLVYQNIYASMQTMIRAMEMLHIPFHDARHANILLEVEVVKVDHLDQEYVAAIRGLWNDGGFQECFDRRREYQLSDSTKYYLTELDRISQPSYVPNLQDILRVRIPTTGIIEYPFDMESVIFRMVDVGGQRSERRKWIHCFEGVTSIMFLVALSEYDQVLVECNNENRMEESKALFRTIITYSWFQRSSVILFLNKTDLLREKILNSHLADYFPQFSGPRRDACAAQEFILKMYQEQNPDKDKKFYPHFTCATDTENIRFVFAAVKDTILRQNLQVFNLL, encoded by the exons GCACGGGCGAGAGCGGCAAAAGCACGTTCATCAAACAGATGCGGATCATCCACGGAGGAGGATACAACGAGGAGGACAAATGCAAATATGCTAAATTGGTCTACCAAAACATCTACGCGTCCATGCAGACCATGATCCGAGCCATGGAGATGCTGCACATCCCTTTCCACGACGCGCGCCA CGCCAACATCCTGCTGGAGGTCGAGGTGGTCAAAGTCGACCACTTGGATCAGGAGTACGTGGCGGCCATCAGGGGATTGTGGAACGACGGCGGCTTTCAGGAATGCTTCGATCGCCGCCGGGAGTACCAGTTGTCCGACTCCACCAAATA CtatctgacagaactggatcGCATCTCGCAGCCCTCCTACGTACCCAACCTTCAGGATATCCTGCGGGTCCGCATTCCCACCACAGGCATCATCGAGTACCCCTTCGACATGGAGAGTGTCATCTTCAG GATGGTGGATGTAGGCGGTCAGCGGTCCGAGCGCAGGAAGTGGATCCACTGCTTCGAAGGCGTTACATCCATCATGTTCCTGGTGGCGCTCAGCGAGTACGACCAGGTGCTGGTGGAGTGCAACAATGAG AACCGCATGGAGGAGAGCAAGGCCCTGTTCAGGACCATCATCACATACTCATGGTTCCAGAGATCCTCCGTCATCCTCTTTCTCAACAAAACCGACCTCCTCCGGGAGAAGATCCTGAACTCCCATCTGGCCGACTACTTTCCGCAGTTCTCCG GGCCTCGTCGGGACGCGTGTGCGGCTCAGGAGTTCATCCTGAAGATGTACCAGGAACAAAACCCGGACAAGGACAAGAAGTTCTACCCGCACTTCACCTGTGCCACCGACACGGAGAACATCCGCTTCGTGTTCGCCGCAGTCAAGGACACCATCCTGAGACAGAACCTCCAGGTCTTCAACCTGCTCTAA